A single genomic interval of Arachis duranensis cultivar V14167 chromosome 7, aradu.V14167.gnm2.J7QH, whole genome shotgun sequence harbors:
- the LOC107458953 gene encoding seed lectin-like: MSQAEMPSWQSISKFLNVVIAVSDVSIFALILFEVNKKESVSFNFDKFIPKQPNIIFQGDAIATSEGTLQLTKVEDDEPVSDSIGRVLHITPVHIWDRKTKKVASFFTCFSFVIRAPDVNKTADGLAFFLAPENDEPKDKAGYLGIFKKPPSKEQIKVVAVEFDTFSNKNPDIADPNNCHIGLDFKGIKSKSTAEWILKNGEEAIVYISYDTSSTPTLDATLVYASSPKIKYQLSVGDVNEWVRVGFSATTGQSDDFVETHDVRSWYFASSFEDDATTLACAFKHVNPRLGSFLPLHFRK, from the exons ATGTCGCAAGCGGAGATGCCTAGCTGGCAATCAATTTCCAAATTTCTTAATGTGGTTATTGCCGTTTCGGATGTGAGTATTTTCGCA TTAATTCTCTTCGAAGTCAACAAGAAAG AGTCTGTTTCATTTAACTTCGACAAGTTCATCCCAAAGCAACCAAACATAATCTTCCAAGGTGATGCCATTGCAACTTCCGAAGGGACGTTGCAACTCACCAAGGTAGAAGATGATGAGCCAGTGTCTGACTCAATTGGGCGAGTCCTTCACATTACCCCTGTTCATATATGGGACCGTAAGACAAAAAAAGTGGCAAGCTTTTTCACTTGCTTCTCCTTTGTCATTCGTGCCCCGGACGTGAACAAAACCGCTGATGGCTTGGCATTTTTCCTTGCTCCCGAAAATGATGAGCCCAAAGACAAGGCAGGGTATCttggaattttcaaaaaaccccCTTCCAAGGAACAAATCAAGGTTGTGGCGGTCGAATTCGACACTTTCAGTAACAAGAATCCTGATATTGCCGATCCAAACAATTGCCACATTGGGCTCGATTTCAAGGGCATCAAGTCCAAAAGTACTGCGGAATGGATCCTCAAGAATGGCGAAGAGGCCATTGTTTACATAAGCTACGATACCTCATccaccccaactttggatgcAACGTTGGTTTATGCTTCGTCTCCAAAGATCAAGTACCAACTATCTGTGGGAGACGTCAA CGAGTGGGTTAGAGTTGGTTTCTCTGCCACCACTGGACAATCTGATGACTTTGTGGAAACCCATGATGTGCGCTCCTGGTACTTCGCTTCTTCCTTTGAAGATGATGCCACTACTCTGGCTTGTGCTTTCAAGCACGTCAACCCGCGTCTTGGCTCTTTTCTGCCCCTCCATTTCCGCAAGTAA
- the LOC107458994 gene encoding uncharacterized protein LOC107458994 has protein sequence MAGVYLAERLNTVLRMNWKSFSSQNYFDPNVLFMSVLWSGPLLVIAMIILASLNGFGAVASSVPSSSACFASSLKKVRQESPAAARFPPEASRLWRSMRTSRQIRTDGKGWPMISQMTSKISQEGRVFCSF, from the exons A TGGCCGGTGTATATCTCGCTGAGAGGCTTAACACTGTTCTGAGGATGAACTGGAAAAGCTTCTCTAGTCAAAACTATTTTGATCCAAATGTATTATTCATGTCAGTTCTTTGGTCGGGTCCCCTTCTCGTCATTGCTATGATAATTCTG GCAAGTTTGAATGGTTTTGGAGCTGTGGCTTCATCAGTTCCCAGTTCATCAGCTTGCTTTGCAAGCAGCTTGAAGAAGGTTCGTCAAGAATCTCCAGCAGCAGCAAGGTTTCCACCGGAAGCTTCAAGATTGTGGCGATCAATGAGGACAAGCAGACAGATAAGGACAGATGGAAAGGGTTGGCCTATGATATCTCAAATGACCAGCAAGATATCACAAGAGGGAAGGGTATTTTGTagtttttaa